Proteins from a genomic interval of Geitlerinema sp. PCC 9228:
- a CDS encoding zinc ribbon domain-containing protein, with protein SKTCSNCGYKKESLSLSERTFHCEHCGTSIDRDLNASKNLANLAV; from the coding sequence GTCTAAGACCTGTTCTAATTGCGGATACAAGAAAGAATCGCTGTCCCTATCAGAACGGACGTTCCACTGCGAACATTGTGGAACGTCCATCGACAGAGACTTAAATGCTAGTAAGAACTTAGCGAATTTGGCAGTTTAA